From Levilactobacillus zymae, a single genomic window includes:
- a CDS encoding IS30 family transposase: MTQSKRTTTSHYQQLQSAERTLIMNWRFDGRSCHQIAQMLHRSPSTISREIRRGSVHQLGPNRRPTLVYWAESAQLLHNKAREACHAQSWLDKAPQFFLQLTKALKKRQRLLSVDTFVHYYQVNHPDDRCPSVPTVYRYIDAGVLKLKNGDLPMKLRRHARSGYRSHKRLNKRNFGKSIEELPVEAQERQVAGHWEGDLVKGKREASEPALMTLIDRAKRYAIIVKIPNYHADTCLNTLQNIVDDYGPEHFKTVLFDNGSEFSKLSQVKGPDVYFAHPYSPWERGSNEHLNGEIREFIPKGKSMKELSIVNVQAIQDILNSRPRKVLGYQTAMSLLPDFD, translated from the coding sequence ATGACCCAATCTAAGCGTACCACGACTAGTCATTACCAACAACTCCAATCTGCCGAACGGACTCTTATTATGAACTGGCGATTTGATGGCCGTTCTTGCCATCAGATCGCCCAAATGTTGCACCGAAGTCCCAGCACCATCAGTCGTGAAATTCGACGAGGGAGCGTTCACCAGCTAGGCCCTAATCGACGACCTACACTGGTCTATTGGGCTGAGTCTGCCCAATTACTACACAATAAAGCCCGTGAAGCCTGTCACGCCCAGAGCTGGCTTGACAAGGCACCACAATTCTTCCTACAGCTAACTAAAGCGCTCAAAAAACGCCAACGTCTTTTAAGCGTAGATACCTTTGTGCACTATTATCAGGTCAATCACCCGGACGACCGGTGTCCTTCAGTGCCCACTGTCTATCGCTATATCGACGCGGGTGTCCTGAAATTAAAGAATGGCGATTTACCCATGAAGCTGCGGCGACACGCTAGATCCGGTTATCGTTCACACAAACGCCTAAACAAGCGTAACTTCGGGAAATCCATCGAAGAGCTTCCCGTAGAGGCCCAAGAACGTCAGGTCGCTGGCCATTGGGAAGGCGACTTGGTTAAGGGCAAGCGTGAGGCCAGTGAACCAGCACTAATGACCCTTATTGACCGGGCAAAACGGTATGCCATCATTGTCAAGATACCGAATTACCACGCCGATACCTGCCTTAATACGCTTCAGAACATTGTTGACGACTATGGACCGGAGCACTTCAAAACGGTGCTTTTTGACAACGGTTCTGAGTTTTCCAAACTTTCCCAGGTCAAGGGACCGGATGTCTATTTTGCTCATCCGTACTCGCCCTGGGAACGTGGCAGTAACGAGCATCTGAATGGTGAAATCCGTGAGTTCATTCCTAAGGGTAAGTCCATGAAAGAGCTAAGTATTGTGAACGTTCAGGCCATCCAGGATATCCTTAACTCTCGTCCCCGCAAGGTTCTGGGCTACCAGACTGCCATGTCCTTATTACCCGATTTCGACTAA
- the rpmG gene encoding 50S ribosomal protein L33, with the protein MRVHITLECTECHERNYLSSKNRRNNPDRVEFKKYCPRERKVTLHRETK; encoded by the coding sequence ATGCGTGTCCACATCACTTTAGAATGTACGGAATGCCACGAACGCAATTACTTATCCAGCAAGAACCGGCGTAATAACCCGGACCGGGTAGAATTCAAGAAATACTGCCCGCGCGAACGGAAAGTAACGTTGCATCGTGAAACTAAGTAA
- a CDS encoding ROK family glucokinase has product MARNLIGIDLGGTTTKMAFITVDGEILTKWSIPTETHDDGSHIIPNIIKSINEHITSSEFTTADFLGIGMGVPGPVDIENGTVLFAVNLNWKTRQRVRDQIQEGLGLQFILDNDANVASLGEYWKGAGEKDEDVVFVTLGTGVGGGVIAGGRLLHGVNGGAGELGHVTVQPNGYLCNCGKRGCLEQYASATGIVHVAADMAKDFLGTSRLKEMEDNQESITSKMIFYLADNGDILANQVVDRVTYYLGLALANVANILNPANIIIGGGVSNAGNTLLQPTTRYFQENAFPAARDTTKLRLAQLGNDAGVIGAASLALRFQKTN; this is encoded by the coding sequence ATGGCACGGAATTTAATTGGGATCGATTTAGGTGGGACCACTACCAAGATGGCCTTTATTACGGTCGACGGGGAAATCCTGACGAAGTGGAGTATTCCGACGGAGACCCACGACGACGGTAGCCACATTATTCCAAATATCATTAAATCAATCAACGAACACATTACGAGCTCGGAGTTTACCACGGCCGATTTCTTAGGCATTGGCATGGGCGTTCCCGGACCGGTCGATATTGAAAATGGAACCGTTCTCTTTGCAGTCAACCTGAACTGGAAAACGCGCCAACGCGTGCGTGACCAAATTCAAGAGGGCTTAGGGCTCCAATTCATCCTTGATAATGATGCGAACGTTGCTTCTTTAGGAGAATACTGGAAGGGCGCCGGTGAAAAGGATGAAGACGTGGTCTTTGTCACCTTGGGTACCGGGGTCGGTGGCGGTGTCATTGCGGGTGGTCGCCTGCTACACGGGGTCAACGGCGGGGCCGGTGAACTCGGTCACGTGACCGTTCAACCGAACGGTTACCTGTGCAACTGTGGTAAGCGCGGCTGTCTCGAACAATACGCGTCTGCTACGGGGATTGTCCACGTGGCCGCCGACATGGCCAAGGACTTCTTAGGCACGTCACGCTTAAAAGAGATGGAAGATAATCAAGAAAGTATCACGTCGAAGATGATCTTCTACTTAGCCGACAACGGCGATATCTTAGCCAACCAAGTGGTTGATCGGGTGACCTACTACTTAGGATTGGCTTTGGCCAACGTGGCTAACATTTTGAACCCAGCGAACATCATTATTGGCGGGGGCGTTTCTAACGCGGGGAACACGTTGTTGCAACCGACGACGCGTTACTTCCAAGAAAATGCATTTCCTGCTGCCCGGGACACGACCAAGTTGCGCTTAGCCCAACTGGGGAACGATGCCGGGGTAATCGGGGCCGCATCCTTAGCTTTGCGGTTCCAAAAAACTAATTAA
- a CDS encoding YqgQ family protein, with protein sequence MRTLYDVQQLLKNFGIYVYVGKRMWDIEVMALELDHLRQAKVVDEPTFVQAKLVLTHEHRIEEQRARDQHQSIGGV encoded by the coding sequence ATGAGAACGTTATATGATGTTCAGCAGCTACTTAAAAACTTTGGTATTTATGTTTACGTCGGCAAGCGTATGTGGGACATTGAGGTCATGGCGTTGGAACTCGACCACCTGCGGCAAGCAAAGGTGGTTGATGAACCGACCTTCGTCCAGGCCAAATTAGTGCTCACACATGAACACCGAATCGAGGAACAGCGGGCAAGAGATCAGCACCAATCCATTGGAGGGGTTTAG
- the greA gene encoding transcription elongation factor GreA, translating to MAEDKMYPMTEEGKEKLQAELEDLKMVQRPKVIERIKIARSYGDLSENSEYESAKDEQSMLETRISTVERMLQYAQIIDNDGTDKDEISVGKKVTFQELPDEDPEEYTIVGAAEADPMAGKISNDSPIAKGLLGHRVGENVTFPTPGGDMTVKVLKVE from the coding sequence GTGGCAGAAGACAAGATGTATCCAATGACTGAAGAAGGTAAGGAAAAGCTCCAAGCCGAATTGGAAGATTTAAAGATGGTTCAGCGGCCCAAAGTGATTGAACGGATTAAGATTGCGCGGTCTTACGGGGACCTTTCGGAAAATTCCGAATACGAATCCGCTAAGGACGAACAGAGTATGTTAGAAACGCGGATCAGTACGGTTGAGCGGATGCTTCAATACGCGCAGATCATCGATAACGATGGGACGGATAAGGACGAGATTTCCGTGGGGAAGAAAGTCACCTTCCAGGAACTCCCCGACGAAGATCCGGAAGAATACACCATCGTGGGTGCGGCGGAAGCCGACCCGATGGCGGGGAAGATCTCCAACGATTCGCCCATCGCTAAGGGCTTGTTAGGCCACCGCGTCGGCGAAAACGTCACCTTCCCGACGCCTGGCGGTGATATGACCGTTAAAGTGTTAAAAGTAGAATAG
- a CDS encoding rhomboid family intramembrane serine protease — protein sequence MVVVYLAMTLAGGSTNVNVLLTFGAKVNVLIQQGQWWRLITPVFLHIGFTHILMNMITLYFVGMQLEAAFGHLRYLGIFLLAGVGGNIASFCFSDSLSAGASTAIFGLFGAFLMLGESFWQNAVIRQLANTFLAFIVMNLAFDIFTPGIDLAGHIGGLVAGFLAAYLMGVPRIGKVSVIKRLIATVVLVVGFIWLYLHGMAQ from the coding sequence ATGGTGGTGGTCTACCTGGCCATGACGTTGGCGGGGGGTAGCACCAACGTTAACGTCTTGTTGACGTTTGGCGCGAAGGTTAACGTCCTGATTCAGCAGGGACAGTGGTGGCGGTTGATAACGCCCGTTTTCCTGCACATTGGCTTCACCCACATTCTGATGAATATGATCACGCTATACTTTGTGGGGATGCAGTTAGAAGCCGCCTTCGGTCATTTACGGTATTTAGGCATTTTTCTTTTGGCGGGAGTGGGTGGTAACATCGCCAGCTTTTGTTTCTCCGACAGTTTGTCGGCCGGGGCTAGTACCGCCATTTTTGGGCTCTTTGGGGCTTTTTTGATGCTGGGGGAATCGTTCTGGCAAAACGCCGTGATTCGCCAATTAGCCAACACTTTCTTAGCGTTTATCGTGATGAACTTGGCATTTGATATCTTCACGCCGGGTATCGACCTAGCGGGGCACATCGGGGGCTTAGTCGCCGGCTTTTTGGCGGCTTACTTGATGGGCGTGCCGAGAATTGGTAAAGTTAGTGTGATCAAACGACTGATTGCGACGGTTGTTTTGGTAGTGGGTTTCATCTGGCTGTACCTGCACGGCATGGCCCAGTAA
- the udk gene encoding uridine kinase — protein sequence MATVLADKKRPIIIGVTGGSGSGKTTVSRAIFNQLVGHSIMILQQDSYYKDQADMTMEERKAVNYDHPLTFDTDLLIEQLKQLLRYEPIEKPVYDYNLFTRSHETIHQEPRDVIILEGILILDDERLRDLMDIKVFVDTDDDIRIIRRIQRDMNERDRSLESVIGQYLKTVKPMYHQFVEPTKRYADIIVPEGGENQVAIDLLVTKIRSILEAHGNKEVFDNQDTTI from the coding sequence ATGGCGACAGTGTTGGCAGATAAGAAACGACCAATCATCATTGGGGTAACCGGGGGTTCCGGCAGTGGCAAGACGACCGTTAGCCGGGCAATCTTTAATCAATTGGTGGGGCACTCCATCATGATTTTGCAACAGGATTCTTACTACAAGGATCAGGCGGACATGACCATGGAAGAACGTAAGGCGGTCAACTATGACCATCCCTTGACGTTTGATACGGACCTGTTAATCGAACAACTCAAACAGTTGCTGCGGTACGAGCCCATCGAAAAGCCCGTTTATGATTACAATCTATTCACGCGTAGTCACGAAACGATCCACCAAGAACCCCGTGATGTGATTATCTTGGAGGGCATCCTCATTCTCGATGATGAGCGGCTCCGGGACCTGATGGACATCAAGGTCTTCGTGGATACCGACGACGATATTCGGATCATTCGGCGGATTCAACGGGACATGAACGAACGTGATCGGTCCTTGGAATCCGTAATTGGTCAGTATCTGAAGACGGTTAAGCCGATGTATCACCAGTTTGTGGAGCCTACTAAGCGTTACGCTGACATTATCGTTCCTGAGGGGGGCGAAAATCAGGTGGCTATTGATCTGTTAGTCACTAAGATTCGGTCCATTCTGGAAGCACACGGAAATAAAGAAGTTTTTGACAATCAAGATACCACCATTTAA
- a CDS encoding penicillin-binding protein 2, which yields MKNFYNRVSNRNRPSRGPQKSSIPFRLNFLFIIVALLFAALIGQLAYLQVIYGTQFKAVVNQTDTTIETTNVQRGMIYDSNGKVLVGNQAHQAIAYTKGVNVLSTDMYTIANRLGKYLTVSTSSLTPRQSIDYYLTNTKNLTAVEKKIPNIKQYSTTERYNKALSYMENDKSFKLTVTQKNAAEIFAKMSGAYALSTTYIKDSNVSSQEIAQIGEHLSEMPGIKVSTSWSRNYPNGNSIKSIIGTVSSEKTGLPSDEINQLLAQGYSRNDSVGQSYLEKEYESVLRGTKAEKQVEVAGNNTITKEVKKYGGQKGDNLQLTINSTFQSQLQKLVRSAESNAGGYSTGTYAVVMNPNTGAVIGIAGVDRNPSTGKLTDNALGTINSDIVMGSVVKGAMVSGALMSGVITPENNTLTDEVINIGGVKKSSWFNHSGSANISVDAPTALEVSSNSYMMQLAMKEAGFKYSAGAALNMSTKAFSIERGYFNQFGLGVKTGIDLPGESTGLEGSSSRTNIGSALDLSFGNYDAYTTMQVAQYMSTVANGGTRIAPHVVQAIRGTTSDGKLGTVKSTVTPKVLNTIDMTAAEKKLVKEGLYDVVHGSNTYKTGAELASISPGISAKTGTAETYYKGHSTVTLSLASYAPSNDPQVVVALAMPNLSTSDEDNNMKLAKQIYAAYWKTVQSTSTLTNPTKAGSAQNTAG from the coding sequence GTGAAGAATTTTTATAATCGCGTTAGTAACCGCAACCGGCCATCGCGGGGCCCCCAGAAGTCCTCGATCCCGTTTCGGTTAAACTTTCTTTTCATTATTGTTGCCCTGTTATTTGCGGCGCTGATTGGTCAGTTGGCGTATTTGCAGGTCATTTATGGGACGCAATTCAAGGCGGTCGTGAACCAAACGGATACGACCATCGAAACCACTAACGTCCAGCGGGGGATGATTTACGACTCCAACGGTAAGGTTTTAGTGGGTAACCAAGCGCACCAAGCCATTGCCTATACCAAAGGGGTCAATGTCTTGTCCACGGATATGTATACGATTGCTAACCGGCTCGGGAAGTATTTAACGGTTTCGACCAGCTCCCTGACGCCCCGTCAGTCGATCGATTACTATCTGACCAATACCAAGAACTTGACGGCCGTGGAGAAGAAGATTCCGAACATCAAGCAGTATTCGACGACGGAACGGTACAACAAGGCGTTAAGTTACATGGAAAACGACAAGAGCTTTAAGCTGACCGTGACACAGAAGAATGCGGCCGAAATCTTCGCGAAGATGAGTGGCGCCTACGCGTTGTCGACCACTTACATCAAGGACTCCAACGTTTCCAGTCAGGAAATTGCCCAGATTGGGGAACACTTATCCGAGATGCCGGGGATCAAGGTCAGCACCAGTTGGTCGCGTAACTACCCGAACGGTAATTCGATCAAGTCGATCATCGGGACGGTCTCTTCCGAAAAGACCGGGTTGCCCAGCGACGAAATCAATCAGTTGTTAGCCCAAGGGTATTCCCGAAACGACAGTGTGGGTCAATCCTACCTGGAAAAGGAATACGAATCCGTCTTGCGCGGAACTAAGGCCGAAAAACAGGTTGAAGTGGCGGGGAACAACACCATCACTAAGGAAGTTAAGAAGTATGGTGGGCAAAAGGGGGACAACCTCCAATTGACCATTAATTCGACCTTCCAGAGCCAACTACAAAAGCTGGTCCGTTCGGCGGAATCCAACGCCGGTGGTTATTCCACGGGGACCTACGCGGTCGTGATGAACCCCAATACCGGGGCCGTCATTGGGATCGCTGGGGTCGACCGGAATCCGTCGACCGGGAAGCTAACCGATAATGCGCTGGGAACCATCAACAGCGACATCGTGATGGGGTCCGTGGTCAAAGGGGCCATGGTCTCCGGGGCCTTGATGTCCGGAGTCATTACGCCGGAAAACAACACGTTGACCGATGAAGTGATTAACATTGGGGGCGTCAAGAAGTCTTCCTGGTTTAACCACAGTGGGAGTGCCAACATTTCCGTGGATGCGCCGACCGCACTGGAAGTGTCGTCTAACTCTTACATGATGCAGCTGGCCATGAAGGAAGCGGGCTTCAAGTATTCCGCCGGGGCGGCGCTGAACATGAGTACCAAGGCGTTTAGCATCGAACGGGGCTACTTCAACCAGTTCGGACTCGGGGTCAAGACGGGCATCGACTTGCCGGGTGAAAGTACCGGTCTGGAAGGGTCCAGTTCGCGGACCAACATCGGGAGTGCCTTGGACTTGTCCTTTGGGAACTACGATGCCTACACCACCATGCAGGTGGCCCAATACATGTCCACGGTGGCTAACGGGGGAACCCGGATTGCGCCGCACGTGGTTCAAGCGATTCGGGGCACCACGTCCGATGGTAAGCTAGGAACGGTGAAGTCGACGGTCACGCCGAAGGTCTTAAACACCATCGACATGACGGCTGCCGAGAAAAAGCTGGTTAAGGAAGGACTCTATGACGTGGTTCACGGGTCCAACACCTACAAGACCGGGGCCGAATTGGCTTCGATCTCGCCGGGAATCTCCGCGAAGACCGGGACGGCCGAAACCTACTACAAGGGTCATTCGACGGTTACGTTGAGTCTGGCGTCCTACGCACCGTCCAACGATCCCCAGGTGGTCGTGGCCTTAGCTATGCCGAACCTGAGTACCAGTGACGAAGATAATAACATGAAGCTGGCTAAGCAGATTTATGCGGCCTACTGGAAGACGGTGCAGTCGACGTCGACGTTGACTAATCCGACGAAGGCCGGGTCTGCCCAGAATACGGCGGGTTAA
- a CDS encoding 5-formyltetrahydrofolate cyclo-ligase, with protein sequence MDKATLRQQTIQALTRLSAEERQEASERLYQALWASPQWRDAQTVATTLSSALELNTQPIIARAQAEGKTVAVPQTLPHRQMAFRPLTGETTLVTTKFGLREPQDGPVIAPDALDLIVVPGLKFAATGERLGFGGGYYDRYLPQTRGTKVALALPVQQTAQPTWPVESFDVLLDVVINA encoded by the coding sequence ATGGATAAAGCAACCTTGCGCCAACAAACGATTCAGGCACTAACCCGGCTGTCCGCTGAGGAGCGACAGGAAGCCAGTGAACGGCTCTATCAGGCCTTGTGGGCCTCGCCGCAGTGGCGGGATGCCCAAACGGTCGCCACGACGTTGAGTAGCGCGCTGGAGCTGAATACGCAGCCCATCATCGCGCGGGCACAGGCCGAAGGAAAAACGGTGGCGGTGCCCCAGACGCTCCCGCACCGGCAGATGGCCTTTCGTCCGTTAACCGGTGAAACGACGTTGGTAACCACCAAGTTTGGGCTACGGGAGCCCCAAGACGGCCCCGTGATCGCGCCAGATGCGTTGGACCTGATCGTGGTCCCGGGTCTAAAGTTCGCCGCAACGGGTGAACGACTGGGGTTTGGCGGGGGATATTACGACCGTTATCTGCCCCAGACCAGGGGGACCAAGGTGGCCTTGGCGTTGCCGGTTCAGCAAACGGCCCAACCGACTTGGCCGGTAGAGTCCTTTGACGTGTTGCTAGACGTGGTGATTAATGCGTAA
- a CDS encoding YfhO family protein yields the protein MPEKKRRWAWTPKRWTLLGAFLTPLIIMTVYFAYRQMAPFGSSSLLTVDLGQQYVDFFAYLRRTLLHDSSAIFYSFSNGLGGEMVGNWAYYLLSPLNLLLLAFPGAHLTSGIFLITVLKYGLAGLSFAWLLLKVTRQDGLMAITLATAYALMGWAIANQLNIMWLDATILLPLIFYGLIQLMTTGHWKPYLIWLPIMLIVNYYMAYMICLFLILAFIWLAADKFTTWRNLARQAGRFALASLVSGALVAVVLLPTWWSLTQSKVQYTIQTFKWRFELFPLKTLSKFFLGAFNFDQMPDGPANVFVGALALLGALFFFVNRKISLRSRLTAGIVTLFLAFSTCVQPLDLLWHAGQFPVWYHYRFSFVICFWLIWLAAQTLTLDFRPGPIAIGLVTLVVALGCYYVEANLKTFKYLKPSQFWLGLLFVVLALMLYTFPFKKHWTYPLMIFVIGVTEVTANAYLDLNNISYVSQGEYGNYTAELQRLVDKTQQADKGFYRIGKTFLRTKGDAFQTGFNGGSVFSSALPKTTPTFMGHIGVPDGDGFVEYSNGTLLTDSLLNMKYYFKDKQLSGALSGSSMLPASSNKADLADYQVVGQDHWAIRYKNPYALPMGYAASDQILSLKNTTADPAQYQANWLAALTGNAQDQHLFTAENFSQVAFQNINQQSKITGAMLQKKNLLKPGSITLTFKPKDNAAYYLTMGSTVNPQNATFTLNGKSLAQYPTYRNTVIVSAADRAKGQTIKFTIQLKKGSLWLQNFTLYRLNTSRLKQAVTQLQQHPWQLSQQSNRQFTGRVTATTNHQVLNTSIPYSKGWHATVNGHPAKTYRTVGMFTAVKLTKGTNRVKLAYWPPLLNLGLLISGITLLLVCGSWAWLRRHHPSA from the coding sequence TTGCCAGAAAAAAAACGGCGTTGGGCCTGGACGCCCAAACGATGGACGTTATTAGGAGCCTTCCTAACGCCTTTGATTATTATGACGGTTTATTTTGCCTACCGGCAGATGGCACCCTTTGGCTCGAGTAGCTTACTGACCGTCGATCTCGGTCAACAATATGTAGACTTTTTCGCTTACTTACGGCGGACCCTGCTCCACGATTCCAGTGCCATCTTCTATTCCTTCAGTAATGGGCTGGGCGGTGAAATGGTCGGCAACTGGGCCTACTACTTACTCAGTCCCTTGAATCTGCTCTTATTGGCCTTTCCCGGGGCCCACCTAACCAGTGGCATCTTCTTGATTACCGTTCTTAAATACGGACTAGCGGGACTCAGCTTTGCCTGGCTACTGCTGAAGGTCACCCGCCAAGACGGGTTAATGGCCATTACCCTGGCCACCGCTTACGCCCTAATGGGGTGGGCCATTGCCAACCAACTAAACATCATGTGGTTGGATGCCACCATCCTCTTACCCTTAATTTTCTACGGTCTAATTCAGCTCATGACCACCGGCCACTGGAAACCCTACCTGATTTGGCTCCCCATCATGCTGATTGTGAACTACTATATGGCCTACATGATCTGCTTATTTCTAATTCTAGCGTTTATCTGGCTGGCCGCCGATAAATTTACAACCTGGCGGAACTTGGCCAGACAAGCGGGACGCTTTGCTCTGGCCTCGCTAGTTAGTGGGGCCTTAGTCGCCGTTGTCCTGCTCCCCACCTGGTGGTCGCTAACGCAAAGTAAGGTCCAGTACACGATTCAAACCTTCAAGTGGCGTTTCGAATTATTCCCCTTGAAGACCCTTTCCAAGTTCTTCCTGGGCGCCTTTAACTTCGATCAAATGCCCGATGGCCCCGCCAACGTCTTCGTTGGGGCCTTGGCCCTTCTGGGGGCGTTATTCTTTTTCGTGAACCGAAAAATCTCCCTCCGTAGTCGCCTAACCGCCGGGATCGTCACCTTATTCTTGGCCTTCTCCACCTGTGTTCAGCCCCTGGACCTCCTGTGGCACGCGGGCCAATTCCCCGTTTGGTACCATTACCGCTTTTCGTTTGTGATTTGCTTCTGGCTGATTTGGCTGGCCGCTCAAACCCTCACCTTGGACTTCCGACCGGGTCCCATTGCCATCGGCCTGGTCACCCTCGTGGTCGCATTGGGCTGCTACTACGTGGAAGCCAATCTGAAAACCTTTAAGTACCTGAAACCCAGCCAGTTCTGGTTAGGACTACTGTTTGTGGTTTTGGCGTTAATGCTCTACACTTTCCCATTCAAGAAACACTGGACCTACCCGTTAATGATCTTTGTCATTGGTGTGACGGAGGTCACGGCCAACGCCTATTTGGATCTAAACAACATCAGCTACGTTTCTCAAGGTGAATACGGCAACTACACCGCCGAACTCCAACGCCTGGTCGATAAGACCCAGCAAGCGGATAAGGGCTTCTACCGCATTGGCAAGACCTTCCTGCGAACTAAGGGCGATGCCTTTCAGACCGGTTTTAACGGCGGTTCCGTCTTCTCATCGGCCCTGCCGAAAACCACGCCCACGTTCATGGGACACATCGGGGTACCCGACGGCGACGGCTTCGTGGAATACAGTAACGGCACGTTGCTGACCGATTCTCTACTGAACATGAAGTACTATTTCAAGGATAAGCAGCTCTCCGGGGCCCTGAGCGGCTCCAGTATGCTCCCGGCTTCCAGTAATAAGGCCGACCTGGCCGATTACCAAGTCGTCGGTCAAGATCACTGGGCTATCCGCTACAAGAACCCCTACGCCCTCCCCATGGGCTACGCGGCCAGCGACCAGATTCTATCGCTGAAGAATACCACGGCCGATCCCGCCCAATACCAGGCTAACTGGTTGGCCGCATTGACCGGCAACGCACAAGACCAGCACCTCTTTACGGCGGAAAATTTCAGCCAGGTGGCCTTCCAAAACATCAACCAGCAAAGCAAAATTACCGGCGCCATGTTACAGAAAAAGAACCTACTGAAACCCGGAAGCATCACGCTTACCTTTAAGCCTAAGGACAACGCGGCCTACTACCTCACGATGGGATCCACGGTCAATCCGCAAAACGCGACCTTCACCCTCAACGGCAAGTCGCTGGCACAATACCCCACCTACCGCAACACGGTGATTGTGAGTGCCGCCGACCGGGCCAAGGGGCAGACTATCAAATTCACCATCCAGCTCAAAAAGGGCTCACTCTGGCTGCAGAACTTCACGCTCTACCGCCTGAACACTTCCCGGCTGAAACAAGCGGTCACCCAGTTGCAGCAACATCCTTGGCAATTATCGCAACAGTCCAACCGGCAATTTACCGGCCGGGTCACCGCCACAACCAACCACCAAGTGCTCAACACGTCTATTCCTTATTCTAAGGGCTGGCACGCGACCGTTAACGGTCACCCGGCCAAGACCTATCGCACCGTGGGCATGTTTACCGCCGTTAAACTCACTAAGGGGACTAACCGCGTCAAACTCGCCTACTGGCCCCCATTGCTCAACCTCGGCCTGTTGATTAGTGGCATCACCTTGCTACTAGTCTGTGGCAGCTGGGCCTGGTTGCGCCGTCACCATCCCTCAGCCTAA
- a CDS encoding iron-sulfur cluster biosynthesis protein has translation MKITVTDAASKWFREEMGMTGRGIRFFGKVYGKTPVHQGFSLGMTPDDAPRDPVVTEKKDDVTYYITEGDEWFFVGYDLTVDYDPQTDGPTYRYTENGEL, from the coding sequence ATGAAGATTACGGTAACGGATGCAGCAAGCAAGTGGTTCCGTGAAGAAATGGGGATGACGGGACGTGGAATTCGCTTCTTTGGCAAGGTGTACGGGAAGACGCCCGTTCATCAAGGTTTTTCGTTGGGGATGACCCCCGACGATGCGCCCCGTGATCCCGTGGTCACTGAAAAAAAGGATGATGTCACTTACTACATTACCGAGGGTGACGAATGGTTCTTTGTGGGTTACGATCTGACGGTCGATTATGATCCCCAGACGGATGGACCGACGTATCGCTATACGGAAAATGGTGAACTCTAG